The Triticum aestivum cultivar Chinese Spring chromosome 7B, IWGSC CS RefSeq v2.1, whole genome shotgun sequence genome window below encodes:
- the LOC123157961 gene encoding galactose mutarotase, producing MKMARALLVALLLVSCFVALGLSGRADAAAERKTVGVYELNKGDFSIKVTNWGATLMSVILLDSRGNFGDVILGYDTVAEYMNGTAYFGGLIGRVANRIANARFTLDGKTYRLVPNDGNNTLHGGHRGFDKVVWTVKEHVAGGSSPFITLYYHSFDGEQGFPGDVDVHVTYQLSSPHVLSVRMNATARGKATPVNLAHHAYWNLGGDGSGNVLGEEVRLFASRYTPVDASLIPTGRMASVAGTPYDFRTPAAVGSRIGGLLSRGVNGYDINYVVDGRGLRPVAVVRDGASGRAMELWADQPGVQFYTANGLSGVRGKGGKVYGHYGALCLETQGFPDAVNRPSFPSQIVRPGKVYKHDMVFKFSF from the exons ATGAAAATGGCGAGGGCCCTGCTTGTCGCCCTTCTTCTTGTCTCGTGCTTTGTGGCGCTTGGCCTGTCCGGCCGCGCCGATGCGGCGGCCGAGAGGAAGACCGTCGGTGTCTACGAGCTCAACAAGGGGGATTTCTCCATCAAGGTCACCAACTGGGGTGCCACCCTCATGTCCGTGATTCTCCTCGACTCGAGAG GAAACTTTGGGGATGTGATCCTGGGCTACGATACGGTTGCTGAATACATG AATGGCACCGCCTACTTCGGAGGGCTGATCGGCCGCGTCGCCAACAGAATCGCCAACGCCCGGTTCACGCTGGACGGGAAAACCTACCGGCTGGTTCCCAACGACGGCAACAACACGCTGCACG GTGGTCACCGGGGATTCGACAAGGTCGTGTGGACGGTGAAGGAGCATGTCGCCGGCGGCAGCTCGCCCTTCATCACTCTCTACTACCATAGCTTCGACGGAGAGCAAG GGTTTCCGGGCGACGTGGACGTGCACGTGACGTACCAACTCTCGAGCCCGCACGTGCTGAGCGTGCGCATGAACGCGACGGCACGGGGCAAGGCCACCCCAGTGAACCTGGCGCACCACGCCTACTGGAAcctcggcggcgacggcagcggcaaCGTCCTTGGCGAGGAGGTCCGCCTCTTCGCCTCCCGGTACACGCCTGTGGATGCCTCGCTCATCCCGACGGGCCGCATGGCGTCCGTGGCTGGCACACCCTACGACTTCCGCACGCCGGCCGCCGTGGGCTCGCGCATCGGCGGCCTCCTGAGCCGGGGCGTCAACGGGTACGACATCAACTACGTCGTCGACGGCAGGGGCCTGCGCCCGGTAGCGGTCGTCCGGGACGGCGCGTCCGGCAGGGCGATGGAGCTGTGGGCGGACCAGCCCGGGGTGCAGTTCTACACGGCCAACGGGCTCAGCGGGGTGAGGGGGAAGGGTGGCAAGGTCTACGGCCACTACGGCGCGCTCTGCCTGGAGACGCAGGGGTTCCCCGACGCCGTGAACCGCCCGAGCTTCCCGTCGCAGATCGTCCGGCCGGGGAAGGTGTACAAGCATGACATGGTGTTCAAGTTCTCCTTCTAG